One genomic window of Hirundo rustica isolate bHirRus1 chromosome 13, bHirRus1.pri.v3, whole genome shotgun sequence includes the following:
- the LOC120758838 gene encoding collagen alpha-1(I) chain-like, with protein sequence MATAEGLTTGPRPVLALQAGSRPSRGVRQQELRQRFASGERGSPAARVCASLTLSGALAATGNDGTSPGLRWGGTSSWQLALAGLCPCLWHRSIGTAGTIGTTSTISTPGTIGTPGTIGTAGTIGTPGTIGTPGTIGTPGTISTPGTIGTPGTIGTPGTIGTPGTIGTPGTIGTAGAIGTAGTIGTPGTIGTAGTIGTPGTIGTPGAIGTSGAIGTPDTIGTPGTIGTAGTIGTPDTIGTAGTIGTPDTIGTPNTIGTPGTIGTPGTIGTPDTIGTPGTIGTPGTIGTPGTIGTPGTIGTPGTIGTPGTIGTPNTIGTPGTIGTPGTIGTPGTIGTAGTIGTPDTIGTPDTIGTPGTIGTPGTIGTPGTIGTPGTIGTPGTIGTPGTIGTPGTIGSPGTIGTAGTIGTPGTIGTAGTIGTPDTIGTAGTIGTPGTIGTAGTIGTPGTIGTPGTIGTPGTIGTPNTIGTPGTIGTPDTIGTPGTIGTASTIGTPSTIGTAGTIGTPGTIGSPGTIGSPGTIGTPGTIGTPNTIGTPDTIGTPGTIGTPGTIGTPGTIGTPGTIGTPGTIGTPSTIGTPDTIGTPGTIGTPGTIGTPGTIGTPDTIADTIGTAGTIGTPGTIGTPGTIGTPDTIGTPGTIGTPDTIGTPGTISTPDTIGTPGTISTPDTIGTPGTIGTPGTIGTPGLRRGSPGTGDHFFLICRLLANARALLIKQMGD encoded by the exons GACGGGACCAGCCCCGGGCTGAGGTGGGGTGGCACTagcagctggcagctggcacTGGCGGGGCTGTGCCCGTGCCTGTGGCACCGCTCCATCGGCACAGCCGGCACCATCGGCACAACCAGCACCATCAGCACTCCTGGCACCATCGGCACTCCTGGCACCATCGGCACAGCCGGCACCATCGGCACTCCTGGCACCATCGGCACACCCGGCACCATCGGCACACCTGGCACCATCAGCACACCCGGCACCATCGGCACTCCTGGCACCATCGGCACACCCGGCACCATCGGCACACCCGGCACCATCGGCACACCTGGTACCATCGGCACAGCCGGCGCCATCGGCACAGCCGGCACCATCGGCACACCCGGCACCATCGGCACAGCCGGCACCATCGGCACACCCGGCACCATCGGCACACCCGGCGCCATCGGCACATCCGGCGCCATCGGCACACCTGACACCATCGGCACACCCGGCACCATCGGCACAGCTGGCACCATCGGCACACCTGACACCATCGGCACAGCTGGCACCATCGGCACACCTGACACCATCGGCACACCTAACACCATCGGCACACCTGGCACCATCGGCACACCTGGCACCATCGGCACTCCTGACACCATCGGCACACCCGGCACCATCGGCACACCTGGCACCATCGGCACACCCGGCACCATCGGCACACCTGGCACCATCGGCACACCCGGCACCATCGGCACTCCTGGCACCATCGGCACACCTAACACCATCGGCACACCTGGCACCATCGGCACACCTGGCACCATCGGCACTCCTGGCACCATCGGCACAGCCGGCACCATCGGCACACCTGACACCATCGGCACACCTGACACCATCGGCACTCCTGGCACCATCGGCACACCCGGCACCATCGGCACTCCTGGCACCATCGGCACACCCGGCACCATCGGCACACCTGGCACCATCGGCACACCCGGCACCATTGGCACACCCGGCACCATCGGCTCACCTGGCACCATCGGCACAGCCGGCACCATCGGCACACCCGGCACCATCGGCACAGCCGGCACCATCGGCACACCTGACACCATCGGCACAGCCGGCACCATCGGCACTCCTGGCACCATCGGCACAGCCGGCACCATCGGCACACCCGGCACCATCGGCACACCCGGCACCATCGGCACACCCGGCACCATCGGCACACCTAACACCATCGGCACACCTGGCACCATCGGCACTCCTGACACCATCGGCACTCCGGGCACCATCGGCACAGCCAGCACCATCGGCACACCCAGCACCATCGGCACAGCCGGCACCATCGGCACACCTGGCACCATCGGCTCACCTGGCACCATCGGCTCACCTGGCACCATCGGCACACCTGGCACCATTGGCACACCTAACACCATCGGCACACCTGACACCATCGGCACACCTGGCACCATCGGCACACCCGGCACCATCGGCACACCTGGCACCATCGGCACTCCTGGCACCATCGGCACACCTGGCACCATCGGCACACCCAGCACCATTGGCACACCTGACACCATCGGCACACCTGGCACCATCGGCACACCCGGCACCATCGGCACACCTGGCACCATCGGCACTCCTGACACCATTG CCGACACCATCGGCACAGCCGGCACCATCGGCACACCTGGCACCATCGGCACACCTGGCACCATCGGCACACCTGACACCATCGGCACTCCTGGCACCATCGGCACACCTGACACCATTGGCACACCTGGCACCATCAGCACACCTGACACCATTGGCACACCTGGCACCATCAGCACACCTGACACCATCGGCACACCCGGCACCATCGGCACACCTGGCACCATCGGCACACCCGGCCTGCGCCGGGGCTCGCCAGGGACCGGGGatcatttttttctaatctgCAGATTGTTAGCAAATGCAAGGGCACTGCTGATAAAACAGATGGGTGATTAA